One region of Synechococcus elongatus PCC 11801 genomic DNA includes:
- a CDS encoding tetratricopeptide repeat protein produces MQITAAAQHDYQQAIAAYEAGEFESAIAQLDRLLSEFPDWADAIGLQGLCYYRCDQKETGIALLRQAIALDPTEPHHLNNLGNLLQQMGQLTEALEHLNQSLAIAPTHAAARFNRAITLQKLGDPTTALRDYQQLLETDPDNTEIRYNSAHAALAIGDWDFGLPAYEARCQQLQHFPEIEASLKLLRWQGRDLGQQTLLVWGEQGFGDRLMGARWVPLLRQRYPQARIVWQTSPSLVRLFQTWADDQLTVIAEGAELPVCNWQVPLLSLMLIFQSDRDHLPWHGPYFFPRQGALLPDRNRPRLGLVWSAGRNPAQSAEFAANKSCPLSLLWSALSESGWGVVSLQVDEARQDWQTIADPPLDLGSEISDFQDTVDRLAHLDLLITVDTAIAHLGGMIGLPTWVLLPAVPDWRWELSGSTTPWYPSLRLFRQPSPGDWSGAIAALQTALTEFQPTPLSWNYRGELSIADWIEAADRAFTAQNWPRAEWLIRQALAIAPQEPTLHRALGRSLKQQGDYAGAAQALAIACEQAPSQAEFWQERSGLEYYDNQLTAALASLNQAIALQGATADTLISRGVLHYRLGQFSESLADYEAAAAIAPESPLLRCNRGFLQLHWGNWQQGWPDLEVRFDYQPELDPFQYRQLAPAWQGESLGNQTLLIWGEQGLGDHLLFCRWLLELRQQHPQAQLVFVTDPLLEQLMQQLADDHLQICCLGEPLPACDRQVALMSLPAIAQTTPATVPWQWAYFQSSTPPLRCAEALQVGFVWASGKRSSPETARLYREKSCPLSELLPALLAVPEVDYYSFQVGADVTELQPWLEQSDRLFDLSEQLQDFQDTADWLAEMDLLISVDTAVANLAGMMALPVWTLLPEPANWRWGLSGETTPWYPSMRLYRQIQRGDWSSAIAQIQQDLQQLSRDRNCLVT; encoded by the coding sequence GTGCAGATTACGGCAGCAGCGCAGCACGACTACCAACAGGCGATCGCGGCCTATGAAGCAGGCGAGTTTGAGTCGGCGATCGCCCAGCTCGATCGGCTGCTCAGCGAGTTTCCCGACTGGGCAGATGCGATCGGCTTGCAAGGCTTGTGCTACTACCGCTGCGACCAGAAAGAGACTGGAATTGCACTGCTGCGCCAAGCGATCGCCCTTGATCCCACCGAGCCACACCACCTCAACAATCTCGGGAACCTGCTCCAGCAAATGGGGCAGCTCACGGAGGCGTTGGAGCATCTAAATCAGTCGCTAGCGATCGCCCCAACCCATGCAGCAGCTCGTTTCAATCGCGCCATCACGCTGCAAAAACTGGGAGATCCAACGACTGCGCTGCGGGATTATCAACAGCTTTTGGAGACGGATCCAGACAATACTGAAATTCGCTACAACAGTGCCCACGCAGCCCTCGCGATCGGGGACTGGGACTTTGGTCTACCCGCCTACGAAGCTCGCTGCCAACAACTTCAACACTTTCCCGAAATCGAAGCCTCGCTGAAACTGCTGCGTTGGCAAGGGCGAGACTTGGGTCAACAAACGCTCTTGGTCTGGGGAGAACAGGGATTTGGCGATCGCCTGATGGGGGCGCGTTGGGTTCCCCTGCTGCGCCAGCGCTATCCCCAAGCCCGCATCGTTTGGCAGACCAGCCCGAGTCTGGTACGCCTGTTTCAAACCTGGGCTGATGATCAGCTCACCGTCATCGCGGAAGGCGCTGAGTTGCCAGTTTGCAATTGGCAGGTGCCTTTGCTGTCGCTGATGCTGATTTTTCAAAGCGATCGTGACCATCTACCCTGGCATGGCCCCTATTTCTTTCCTCGGCAGGGAGCTTTGCTGCCCGATCGCAATCGCCCCAGGCTAGGCCTAGTCTGGAGTGCTGGCCGCAATCCAGCTCAGTCAGCGGAATTCGCTGCTAACAAAAGCTGTCCGCTGTCACTGCTCTGGTCTGCTCTGTCGGAATCTGGCTGGGGAGTCGTCTCGCTACAAGTGGATGAAGCTCGGCAAGATTGGCAGACGATCGCAGATCCACCACTGGATTTGGGCAGCGAGATTAGTGATTTTCAGGACACGGTTGATCGCCTCGCCCATCTGGACTTACTGATCACCGTCGATACCGCGATCGCGCATCTCGGCGGCATGATCGGGCTACCGACTTGGGTGCTGCTGCCAGCTGTGCCGGATTGGCGTTGGGAACTCTCCGGCTCCACCACACCTTGGTATCCCAGCCTGAGACTATTCCGGCAGCCCAGCCCCGGCGATTGGTCAGGGGCGATCGCAGCACTGCAAACGGCACTGACGGAGTTCCAGCCCACACCTCTGTCGTGGAACTATCGCGGCGAGCTATCCATAGCGGATTGGATTGAAGCTGCCGATCGCGCCTTTACCGCGCAGAACTGGCCTAGGGCTGAATGGTTGATTCGGCAGGCGTTGGCGATCGCTCCTCAGGAGCCCACCTTGCACCGCGCTTTGGGTCGCAGCCTTAAGCAGCAAGGGGACTATGCCGGTGCAGCCCAAGCCCTCGCGATCGCCTGTGAACAAGCCCCCTCGCAAGCCGAGTTCTGGCAAGAGCGATCAGGTCTGGAGTACTACGACAATCAGCTAACTGCTGCGCTGGCCAGCCTGAATCAGGCGATCGCGTTGCAAGGAGCGACCGCTGACACCCTGATCAGTCGGGGCGTCCTCCACTATCGCCTCGGGCAATTCTCCGAATCCTTAGCAGACTACGAAGCTGCAGCTGCGATCGCGCCTGAGAGTCCGTTGCTGCGCTGCAATCGCGGCTTTTTACAACTGCACTGGGGCAATTGGCAGCAGGGCTGGCCCGATTTAGAAGTGCGCTTCGACTATCAACCCGAACTCGATCCATTTCAGTACCGCCAACTGGCTCCGGCTTGGCAGGGTGAATCGCTCGGGAATCAGACTCTATTGATTTGGGGCGAACAAGGACTGGGGGATCATCTGCTGTTCTGTCGTTGGTTGCTGGAACTACGCCAGCAGCATCCCCAAGCCCAGCTCGTCTTCGTCACCGATCCGCTGTTAGAGCAGCTGATGCAGCAACTGGCAGACGATCACCTTCAAATCTGCTGCTTGGGTGAACCGCTCCCAGCCTGCGATCGCCAAGTGGCGCTGATGTCTCTGCCTGCGATCGCGCAAACCACACCCGCAACGGTGCCTTGGCAGTGGGCCTATTTCCAGAGCAGTACACCGCCCCTCCGCTGTGCTGAAGCGCTGCAAGTCGGCTTTGTTTGGGCCTCAGGCAAGCGCTCCTCCCCAGAAACCGCTCGTCTCTACCGCGAAAAGAGCTGTCCTCTCAGCGAACTCCTGCCAGCATTGCTGGCGGTTCCAGAGGTTGACTACTACAGCTTTCAAGTTGGGGCTGACGTGACTGAACTGCAACCCTGGCTGGAACAGAGCGATCGCCTGTTTGACCTGAGTGAGCAGCTTCAGGATTTTCAAGATACGGCCGATTGGCTAGCGGAGATGGACTTGCTGATTTCCGTTGATACGGCGGTGGCAAATCTGGCGGGAATGATGGCGCTGCCCGTGTGGACCCTACTGCCAGAGCCGGCCAATTGGCGCTGGGGGCTAAGCGGCGAAACGACGCCGTGGTATCCCAGCATGCGGCTTTATCGTCAGATCCAACGCGGTGATTGGAGCAGCGCGATCGCCCAGATTCAGCAGGATCTACAGCAGCTCAGCCGCGATCGTAACTGCCTCGTGACCTAG
- a CDS encoding nucleoside triphosphate pyrophosphatase gives MPAPRLILASASPARRRLLATVGLSVEVQPSHFDESLVQLTDPPALVQELAFRKAASVARSQTEPALVLGCDSVLAINGEICGKPASPAEAIARWQQMRGQWGELHTGHALIDSASQRRWLACGTTRVRFAEVEDAEIEAYVATGEPLACAGAFALEGKGGLFIAEIQGCHTNVIGLSLPLLRNLLRAADYPWLQAWQD, from the coding sequence ATGCCTGCTCCGCGCCTGATTTTGGCTTCGGCTTCGCCTGCACGTCGTCGTCTGCTGGCGACGGTGGGTCTATCAGTAGAGGTGCAGCCCAGTCACTTTGATGAAAGCTTGGTGCAACTGACGGATCCGCCCGCTTTGGTTCAGGAACTGGCCTTTCGTAAGGCTGCAAGTGTGGCGCGATCGCAGACAGAACCGGCGCTGGTGTTGGGCTGCGACTCAGTCCTGGCGATCAACGGCGAAATTTGTGGCAAGCCTGCCAGTCCTGCAGAGGCGATCGCCCGCTGGCAACAGATGCGGGGGCAGTGGGGTGAACTGCATACTGGCCACGCTTTGATTGATTCCGCCAGTCAGCGCCGCTGGCTAGCTTGTGGCACAACGCGGGTGCGCTTCGCAGAAGTGGAGGATGCCGAGATTGAAGCCTACGTGGCAACCGGCGAACCTTTGGCTTGTGCGGGGGCTTTTGCGCTTGAAGGTAAGGGTGGGCTGTTCATTGCTGAAATTCAGGGCTGCCACACCAATGTGATTGGCCTGAGCTTGCCCTTGCTGCGCAATTTGCTGCGAGCAGCGGACTATCCCTGGTTGCAGGCGTGGCAGGACTAA
- a CDS encoding Npun_F0494 family protein → MSAALSGGLNFPAKTLRRATRAAACSPFRLGLFLALRQTAVPLQDIAGTAGIAHGYSRRNLNELIAENELMWLMQVGLLRREVDGQGLTNRFRLTPLGQQLVLIWQQQGDRLPPAGLRDRFYNAVCRWLRLPF, encoded by the coding sequence ATGTCTGCTGCCCTGTCGGGGGGATTGAACTTCCCAGCCAAAACACTGCGTCGGGCGACCCGAGCAGCAGCCTGCTCACCCTTTCGCCTGGGCCTGTTCCTCGCACTGCGACAGACCGCCGTGCCGCTCCAAGACATTGCAGGCACTGCGGGCATTGCCCATGGCTACAGTCGGCGCAATCTCAATGAACTGATTGCTGAAAACGAGCTGATGTGGCTGATGCAGGTGGGACTGCTGCGCCGCGAAGTCGATGGCCAAGGGCTGACCAACCGCTTTCGGCTCACGCCTTTGGGACAGCAGTTAGTGCTGATTTGGCAACAGCAGGGCGATCGCCTACCACCTGCGGGTCTGCGCGATCGCTTTTACAATGCGGTGTGCCGCTGGTTGCGGTTGCCGTTCTAG
- the cobQ gene encoding cobyric acid synthase CobQ, with amino-acid sequence MPALMVVGCTSHAGKSLITAAICRLLRRQGWRVAPFKGQNMALNAYVTASGGEIGYAQAFQAWAAGVEPTIEMNPILLKPQGDMTSQVVLNGRAVGRTTAEHYYQDYFEVGWEAICEALESLQAEYDWIVCEGAGSPAEINLKHRDLTNLRVAKHLQAPTLLLVDIDRGGSFAHLIGTLELLDPDERSLIRGFVFNKFRGRRELLQSGLDWLEERTGIPVLGVIPWIDRAFPSEDSLDLMERRRRKTQAEVTIAVIRLPRIANFTDFDPLESEPSVQVRYVGLHDELGYPDAVILPGSKTTISDLLDLQRSGLAQAIQDYAAAGGTVLGICGGFQMMGQQIIDTEGNEGTAGQFEGLQLFPTQTWFTAEKTLRQRQTTARSPQAGLPITGYEIHQGQTHLSSESEEFLPIFDDPKLGLCDRSGNLWGTYLHGVFDNGAWRRAWLNSLRHRRGLKALPTSIGHYQVQRDDLIDALADAVEPHLNLSPLLEAD; translated from the coding sequence ATGCCGGCTCTGATGGTCGTGGGCTGTACCTCCCACGCAGGCAAATCACTGATCACAGCAGCGATCTGCCGCTTGTTGCGGCGGCAGGGCTGGCGTGTTGCTCCTTTCAAGGGGCAGAACATGGCGCTCAATGCCTACGTGACTGCCAGCGGCGGTGAGATTGGCTATGCCCAAGCCTTTCAAGCCTGGGCGGCGGGGGTCGAGCCAACGATCGAAATGAACCCGATCTTGCTCAAGCCCCAAGGGGATATGACCTCGCAGGTTGTTCTCAACGGGCGGGCTGTCGGTCGCACTACTGCCGAGCATTACTATCAGGACTACTTTGAGGTGGGCTGGGAGGCAATTTGTGAAGCGCTGGAGAGCCTACAAGCCGAGTACGACTGGATTGTCTGTGAGGGAGCCGGTAGCCCCGCTGAGATTAACCTCAAGCACCGCGACCTGACCAACCTCCGGGTGGCCAAACATCTGCAAGCACCAACACTGTTGCTGGTCGATATCGATCGCGGCGGCTCCTTTGCTCACCTGATCGGCACCTTAGAACTGCTCGATCCTGACGAGCGATCGCTGATTCGGGGCTTCGTCTTCAATAAATTCCGGGGGCGGCGTGAGCTGTTGCAGTCGGGGCTGGACTGGCTAGAGGAACGCACAGGTATTCCCGTTCTTGGTGTAATTCCTTGGATCGATCGCGCCTTTCCGTCTGAAGACTCGCTGGATTTAATGGAACGGCGACGCCGCAAAACCCAGGCGGAAGTGACGATCGCGGTAATTCGGCTGCCGCGCATCGCGAACTTCACCGACTTTGATCCCCTAGAAAGCGAGCCATCGGTGCAGGTGCGCTATGTGGGGCTCCACGATGAGCTGGGCTATCCCGATGCCGTGATTCTGCCGGGCTCCAAAACGACGATCAGTGACCTGCTGGACTTGCAGCGATCGGGCTTAGCCCAAGCGATCCAAGACTATGCAGCTGCGGGCGGAACCGTGCTGGGTATCTGTGGCGGCTTCCAGATGATGGGCCAGCAGATTATTGACACAGAGGGTAATGAGGGAACAGCAGGCCAATTTGAGGGACTGCAGCTATTCCCAACCCAGACTTGGTTCACCGCTGAAAAAACCTTGCGGCAGCGGCAAACCACAGCGCGATCACCCCAAGCAGGTCTACCGATCACGGGCTATGAAATCCACCAAGGCCAGACGCACCTCAGCAGTGAGAGTGAGGAGTTCCTGCCGATTTTTGATGATCCCAAGCTGGGGTTGTGCGATCGCAGTGGCAACCTCTGGGGCACCTATCTGCATGGCGTGTTCGACAACGGAGCGTGGCGACGAGCATGGCTGAATAGTCTGCGCCACCGTCGTGGTCTGAAAGCGCTACCAACCAGCATCGGGCACTATCAAGTCCAACGGGATGATCTGATCGATGCTTTGGCGGATGCGGTGGAACCCCATCTCAATCTGTCGCCGTTGCTGGAAGCAGACTAG
- the aroC gene encoding chorismate synthase: protein MGSSFGHLFRISTFGESHGGGVGVVIDGCPPRLEISEAEIQFELDRRRPGQSKITTPRKEADQCEILSGVVDGKTLGTPIAIVVRNKDQRSQDYSEMQVAYRPSHADATYDAKYGIRAVAGGGRSSARETIGRVAAGAIAKKLLREIAGVEIVGYVKRIKNLEGQVDPETVTLEQVESNIVRCPDEAIAPQMIDLIEAIGREGDSLGGVVECVARRVPRGLGEPVFDKLEADLAKACMSLPATKGFEIGSGFAGTEMTGSEHNDAFYTDEQGQLRTRTNRSGGTQGGISNGENIVIRVAFKPTATIRKEQETVTNAGEATTLAARGRHDPCVLPRAVPMVEAMVALVLCDHLLRQQAQCSWW from the coding sequence ATGGGCAGCAGCTTCGGCCATCTCTTTCGCATCAGCACCTTCGGCGAATCCCACGGGGGAGGGGTCGGCGTTGTCATCGATGGCTGTCCACCTCGACTCGAAATTTCCGAAGCTGAGATCCAATTTGAGCTCGATCGTCGCCGTCCGGGTCAAAGCAAGATCACGACACCCCGCAAAGAAGCGGATCAGTGCGAAATCCTTTCGGGCGTGGTCGATGGCAAGACTCTCGGTACGCCGATCGCGATCGTGGTGCGCAACAAAGACCAGCGATCGCAGGACTACAGTGAAATGCAGGTCGCCTATCGGCCTTCCCATGCCGACGCGACCTACGACGCGAAATACGGCATTCGAGCGGTTGCCGGTGGGGGACGCTCCTCTGCACGGGAAACAATCGGTCGCGTAGCGGCTGGCGCGATCGCCAAAAAGCTGCTGCGAGAAATTGCGGGCGTCGAAATTGTTGGCTACGTCAAACGGATCAAAAACTTGGAGGGACAGGTTGATCCCGAAACCGTGACGCTGGAGCAAGTTGAGAGCAACATCGTCCGCTGTCCCGATGAAGCGATCGCGCCACAGATGATTGACCTGATTGAAGCGATCGGTCGGGAAGGAGATTCCCTCGGCGGCGTGGTCGAATGTGTTGCCCGACGAGTTCCACGGGGCTTGGGTGAACCCGTTTTCGACAAATTGGAAGCGGACTTAGCCAAGGCTTGCATGTCGTTGCCCGCCACCAAAGGCTTTGAAATCGGTTCGGGCTTTGCTGGCACGGAAATGACGGGGAGCGAACACAACGATGCTTTCTACACCGATGAGCAAGGCCAACTCCGCACCCGCACTAACCGTAGTGGCGGTACCCAAGGTGGGATCAGCAACGGCGAGAACATTGTGATTCGAGTGGCTTTTAAACCAACCGCGACGATTCGCAAAGAACAAGAGACCGTTACCAACGCCGGCGAAGCGACAACTCTGGCTGCTCGCGGTCGCCACGATCCCTGCGTCTTGCCCCGTGCCGTGCCGATGGTGGAAGCGATGGTTGCCCTCGTGCTCTGCGATCACCTACTGCGTCAGCAAGCCCAGTGCAGCTGGTGGTAG
- the era gene encoding GTPase Era codes for MSDLFTTIPVAPEGFRSGFVALIGRPNVGKSTLMNHLVGQKIAITSPVAQTTRNRLRGVLTTDQVQIVFVDTPGIHKPQHQLGSVLVQNASSAIRIVDLVLFVVDGSVPAGRGDAFIADLIQRAGVPTVLGLNKVDRQLPEDTEAIAASYAQLAGDRDWPLQTFSATTGEGTAALLEWLTSALEPGPYYYPPDLITDQPERFIMAELIREQILLQTREEVPHSVAVVIERVEEDPNITRILAMICVERPSQKAILIGRGGSMMKAIGSEARQQMQKLIDGKIYLELFVKVQPKWRQSRSQLEELGYRPETE; via the coding sequence ATGTCCGACCTCTTCACCACCATTCCTGTCGCACCAGAGGGCTTTCGCTCGGGCTTTGTGGCACTGATTGGGCGGCCCAATGTTGGCAAGTCCACTCTCATGAATCATTTGGTCGGTCAAAAAATTGCGATTACTTCGCCGGTGGCGCAGACCACGCGCAATCGGTTGCGGGGTGTGCTGACTACGGATCAAGTTCAAATCGTTTTCGTAGACACGCCCGGCATTCACAAGCCTCAGCACCAGCTCGGCAGCGTCTTGGTTCAAAACGCCAGCAGTGCCATTCGCATCGTCGATCTCGTGCTGTTTGTTGTCGATGGCAGCGTGCCTGCCGGTCGGGGGGATGCCTTTATTGCCGACCTCATCCAGCGGGCAGGTGTCCCCACAGTCTTGGGATTGAACAAGGTCGATCGCCAGTTGCCGGAGGATACCGAGGCGATCGCTGCCAGCTATGCCCAACTAGCAGGCGATCGCGACTGGCCGCTACAAACTTTCTCAGCAACGACAGGTGAAGGCACAGCAGCTCTGCTAGAATGGCTGACTAGCGCCTTGGAACCCGGCCCCTACTACTATCCACCCGACCTGATCACCGATCAGCCCGAGCGATTCATTATGGCGGAGCTGATTCGTGAGCAGATTTTGCTCCAGACCCGCGAAGAGGTGCCCCACTCAGTTGCCGTGGTAATTGAACGAGTCGAAGAAGATCCCAACATCACTCGCATTCTGGCGATGATCTGCGTCGAGCGACCCTCGCAAAAAGCCATCTTGATCGGTCGCGGCGGCTCCATGATGAAAGCGATCGGCAGCGAGGCTCGCCAGCAAATGCAAAAGCTGATCGACGGAAAGATCTACCTAGAACTGTTCGTCAAAGTGCAACCCAAATGGCGACAGTCGCGCAGTCAGCTCGAGGAGTTAGGCTATCGTCCCGAGACTGAGTGA
- a CDS encoding Mov34/MPN/PAD-1 family protein, producing MSDLLLPVACRQAIAAHLQQCYPQEGCGLLLGKDRRVEQVWPAANVWQPSTVEENHDRRDRYQVDPQTLLQAQRYCRDRQWQILGIYHSHPDHPALPSECDRLQAWPEYVYLIASVTQGKIKDCRCWQLNDRQQFQAIAIAEPT from the coding sequence ATGTCAGACCTGCTCTTACCTGTCGCCTGTCGTCAGGCGATCGCCGCTCATCTGCAGCAGTGCTATCCCCAAGAAGGTTGTGGTCTGTTGCTGGGCAAGGATAGACGAGTCGAGCAGGTATGGCCGGCAGCAAATGTTTGGCAGCCTTCCACGGTGGAGGAGAACCACGATCGCCGCGATCGCTATCAAGTTGATCCTCAAACACTATTGCAAGCCCAACGATATTGCCGCGATCGCCAGTGGCAAATTCTCGGCATCTATCACTCCCATCCCGATCACCCTGCCCTGCCTTCAGAGTGCGATCGCCTGCAGGCTTGGCCTGAGTATGTCTACCTCATTGCCTCAGTCACGCAGGGTAAGATTAAAGACTGCCGTTGCTGGCAACTGAACGACCGGCAACAGTTCCAGGCGATCGCGATCGCCGAGCCGACCTGA
- the moeB gene encoding molybdopterin-synthase adenylyltransferase MoeB, with the protein MLNLDTDSIQLTQDDYARYSRHLILPEVGLEGQKRLKAAKVLCIGTGGLGSPLLLYLAAAGIGRIGIVDFDIVDHSNLQRQVIHGTSWVGKPKIESAKNRIHEINPYCQVDLYETALSSENALSILEPYDVIVDGTDNFPTRYLVNDACVLLGKPNVYGSIFRFEGQATVFNYEDGPNYRDLYPEPPPPGMVPSCAEGGVLGILPGIIGVIQATETVKIILGQGQTLSGRLLLYNALDMKFRELKLRPNPERPVIDRLIDYQEFCGIPQAKAAEAAATDSIPEISVTELKTILDRQDPDVLLIDVRNPHEAEIATIPGAVLVPLPDIEAGAGVETVRELLNGKRQLIVHCKMGGRSAKALGILKEAGINGTNVAGGINAWSQDVDPSVPQY; encoded by the coding sequence ATGCTCAACCTCGACACGGACTCCATTCAACTCACCCAAGACGACTACGCCCGCTACTCTCGGCATTTGATTCTGCCGGAAGTGGGTTTAGAGGGTCAAAAGCGTCTCAAAGCGGCCAAGGTGCTCTGCATTGGCACTGGTGGTTTGGGCTCACCCTTGCTGCTCTATTTGGCTGCAGCAGGTATTGGTCGTATTGGGATTGTCGATTTCGACATCGTCGATCACTCCAACCTGCAGCGGCAGGTTATCCACGGCACTTCCTGGGTTGGCAAGCCCAAAATTGAATCGGCGAAAAACCGCATCCACGAGATCAACCCCTATTGCCAAGTTGACCTCTATGAAACCGCGCTGAGCTCGGAAAATGCGCTGTCGATTCTCGAACCCTACGACGTGATTGTCGACGGGACCGACAACTTCCCAACGCGATACCTCGTCAACGATGCCTGCGTGCTGCTGGGCAAACCGAACGTCTACGGTTCAATCTTCCGCTTTGAAGGTCAAGCAACTGTCTTCAATTACGAAGATGGCCCCAACTATCGCGATCTCTATCCAGAGCCGCCGCCACCCGGCATGGTGCCTTCCTGTGCTGAGGGTGGTGTCCTTGGCATTTTGCCCGGGATCATCGGTGTGATCCAAGCGACTGAGACCGTCAAAATTATTCTTGGCCAAGGCCAAACCCTGAGCGGTCGCCTCCTGCTCTATAACGCGCTGGATATGAAATTCCGTGAGCTGAAGCTGCGGCCCAATCCAGAACGTCCCGTGATCGATCGCCTGATCGATTACCAAGAGTTCTGCGGCATTCCCCAAGCAAAAGCTGCCGAAGCTGCTGCCACGGACTCGATTCCTGAGATCAGCGTTACTGAGCTGAAAACCATTCTCGATCGCCAAGATCCTGATGTCTTATTGATCGACGTACGGAATCCCCACGAGGCAGAAATCGCCACGATTCCGGGAGCAGTCTTGGTGCCGCTGCCGGATATCGAAGCGGGTGCTGGCGTTGAGACAGTGCGCGAACTGCTCAATGGCAAGCGCCAGCTGATTGTTCACTGCAAAATGGGTGGGCGATCGGCGAAAGCCCTCGGCATTCTCAAAGAAGCGGGGATCAACGGCACTAACGTTGCGGGTGGGATCAACGCTTGGAGTCAAGACGTCGATCCCAGTGTGCCGCAGTACTAG